The genomic interval CCTCGCCGACAACGGTTTCACGGTGCTCGACCGCAACTGGCGCTGTCGTGCCGGTGAGCTCGACATCGTCGCCGCCCGCGGCGGCGACCTGGTGGTCGTCGAGGTCAAAACACGCCGCACGGACGGGTTCGGGCATCCGTTCGAGGCGGTCGATGCCCGCAAGCGTGACCGGCTGTGGCGGGTGGCGTGCGCGTGGATCGCCGCGCACCCCGACCTCGCCGCTCGACGCCGGTTGCGCCTGGACGTCATCGGCGTCACCGGCGAGGATCCGGCGTCGGCCGCGATCGAACATCTCGTGGACCTGCGATGACCGTCGGCCGCACGTGGGGCGTCGTGCTCACGGGGCTTCAGGGCGATCTCGTCGAGGTCGAGGCCGACCTGTCGAACCAGACGCCCGCCTTCTGCATCATCGGGCTCGCCGACCGCGCGGTGGGCGAAGCGCACCAGCGGGTGCACAACGCCTGCGCCAACAGCGACCTGGCGTTGCCGCGGCGGCGACTGACCGCGAACCTGTCGCCGGCGAACCTGCCGAAGCAGGGCACGGGGCTCGATGTCGCGATCGCCATCGCCTCGCTCGCGACCGAGCGCGCCATCGACGCCGCCTCACTGGCCGAGACCGTCCACATCGGCGAGCTGGGACTGGATGGGCGGCTGCGTCCGGTGCCGGGCGTGCTTCCCGCCGTCGCGGCCGCGGCCCGCGCCGGCATGCGCCGCGTCGTGGTGCCGTACGCCAACCGCGCCGAGGCGGAACTGGTCCCCGGCGTCGAGGTCTTCGGGGCGGTGAGCCTGCGCGACGTGGCGCGCCGTCACGGGCTCGACGTGGACGAGGTCGACCTCGAGCCGGTTCCGGCGCCTGTCGCGGCCGAACCGGTCGGAGATACGGAGCTCGACCTCGCGGATGTGATCGGTCAGGCCGACGCCGTGGACGCGCTGATCGTCGCCGCCGCCGGCGGTCACCACCTCCTCATGAGCGGGCCGCCCGGCGCCGGCAAGACGATGCTGGCGCGACGACTGCCCGGCATCCTGCCCGATCTCGACGATGCCGCCGCCATCCAGGCCGCCTCGCTGCG from Microbacterium aurum carries:
- a CDS encoding YraN family protein is translated as MADKDVRGRAGEERAARYLADNGFTVLDRNWRCRAGELDIVAARGGDLVVVEVKTRRTDGFGHPFEAVDARKRDRLWRVACAWIAAHPDLAARRRLRLDVIGVTGEDPASAAIEHLVDLR
- a CDS encoding YifB family Mg chelatase-like AAA ATPase, coding for MTVGRTWGVVLTGLQGDLVEVEADLSNQTPAFCIIGLADRAVGEAHQRVHNACANSDLALPRRRLTANLSPANLPKQGTGLDVAIAIASLATERAIDAASLAETVHIGELGLDGRLRPVPGVLPAVAAAARAGMRRVVVPYANRAEAELVPGVEVFGAVSLRDVARRHGLDVDEVDLEPVPAPVAAEPVGDTELDLADVIGQADAVDALIVAAAGGHHLLMSGPPGAGKTMLARRLPGILPDLDDAAAIQAASLRSLSGMPVAELRRTPPFEAPHHSASVAALVGGGSRTVRPGAIARASGGVLFLDEAGEYGGRALDALRQPLESGSIEIHRAGFRATFPARFQLVLATNPCPCGNYGVPGAECTCPSLAIRRYLGKLSGPLLDRIDIELSLQRVSVARLRDRSGGAGSAAARERVRAARDRAAHRLRDTPWRTNAEVSGAWLRDGPLAPEPAIRRPLDAALHRGSLTLRGYDRVLRVAWSVADLAGRDRLEVADIGRALYLKKGVRG